Proteins encoded together in one Eublepharis macularius isolate TG4126 chromosome 2, MPM_Emac_v1.0, whole genome shotgun sequence window:
- the LOC129325115 gene encoding acyl-coenzyme A thioesterase 1-like isoform X1 produces the protein MASLVRLGLALPVGRGLPARLRASCASASSMETRVAFSPAGRSLFDEPLAISVEGLRPKQEVTLRARLRDETGLLFESRALYRADGRGQLDLSRSPALEGGSFSGVEPMGLLWAMEAEKPFKRLVKRDVESPFRLEVEVLGSRSEPLARGTHERGFLRDGGRRIPVREGRIRATLFLPPGEGPFPGVIDISGTGGGLPEYRACLLANHGFAMLALAYYAYEDLPKSMNEFHLEYFEEAVNYVLKHPKIKGPGIGLLGHSKGGDLCLSIASFLKGVTATAIVNGSIANVGAILRYKDITIPPLGFDLKRIKIDQTGTADIVDVLNNPLEGSNRQSLIPLEKAESHFLFIVGKDDHNWKSEFFATEASNCLQAHGKEKPEIICYPGAGHYIEPPYFPLCPASMHFLVGRPVIWGGEPKAHAAAQVDAWQQIRTFYHKHLGDEQDGRQNKL, from the exons ATGGCCTCCTTAGTGCGCCTAGGCCTCGCGCTGCCAGTGGGCCGCGGCTTGCCGGCCAGACTGCGAGCCAGCTGCGCCTCGGCCTCCAGCATGGAGACCCGCGTGGCCTTCTCTCCTGCCGGCCGGAGCCTCTTCGACGAGCCGCTGGCCATCTCCGTGGAAGGGCTGAGGCCCAAGCAGGAGGTCACGCTTCGGGCGCGGCTGCGGGACGAGACCGGGCTTCTCTTCGAGTCGCGCGCGCTGTACCGGGCAGACGGCCGCGGGCAGCTGGATCTGAGCCGCTCGCCGGCGCTGGAAGGCGGCAGCTTCTCCGGCGTGGAGCCGATGGGGCTGCTGTGGGCGATGGAGGCGGAGAAGCCCTTCAAGCGCCTGGTGAAGCGCGACGTGGAGAGCCCCTTCCGCCTGGAGGTGGAGGTGCTGGGGAGCCGCAGCGAGCCCCTGGCCAGAGGCACCCACGAGCGCGGCTTCCTGCGGGACGGCGGGCGGCGGATCCCGGTACGAGAGGGCAGGATCCGGGCCACGCTATTCCTGCCTCCCG GTGAAGGCCCCTTTCCTGGAGTCATTGATATTTCTGGAACTGGAGGAGGCCTTCCAGAATACCGAGCATGTCTGCTGGCCAATCATGGCTTTGCCATGCTAGCACTGGCCTATTATGCTTATGAAGACCTCCCTAAATCTATGAACGAATTCCACCTGGAGTATTTTGAAGAAGCTGTAAATTATGTGCTGAAACATCCAAAG ATTAAAGGTCCAGGTATTGGGCTGCTTGGACACTCCAAAGGGGGTGACCTGTGTCTCTCCATCGCCTCTTTCTTAAAGGGTGTCACTGCGACAGCCATAGTGAATGGTTCCATAGCCAATGTAGGCGCCATACTCCGCTATAAGGATATTACTATTCCACCTCTTGGCTTCGATCTGAAGCGGATCAAAATAGATCAGACTGGGACTGCTGACATTGTGGATGTCCTGAACAACCCACTGGAAGGCTCTAACCGCCAAAGCCTTATTCCATTGGAGAAGGCTGAGAGCCACTTTCTTTTCATTGTTGGCAAGGATGACCATAATTGGAAGAGTGAATTCTTTGCCACTGAAGCCTCCAACTGTTTGCAGGCTCATGGGAAAGAAAAACCTGAGATAATTTGCTATCCGGGAGCAGGGCATTACATTGAGCCTCCTTATTTCCCGTTGTGCCCAGCTTCAATGCATTTCTTGGTGGGCCGCCCAGTGATCTGGGGAGGGGAGCCTAAGGCTCATGCTGCAGCACAGGTGGATGCTTGGCAGCAGATCCGAACTTTTTACCACAAACATCTCGGTGATGAACAAGATGGAAGACAGAACAAGTTATGA
- the LOC129325115 gene encoding acyl-coenzyme A thioesterase 1-like isoform X2, protein MLALAYYAYEDLPKSMNEFHLEYFEEAVNYVLKHPKIKGPGIGLLGHSKGGDLCLSIASFLKGVTATAIVNGSIANVGAILRYKDITIPPLGFDLKRIKIDQTGTADIVDVLNNPLEGSNRQSLIPLEKAESHFLFIVGKDDHNWKSEFFATEASNCLQAHGKEKPEIICYPGAGHYIEPPYFPLCPASMHFLVGRPVIWGGEPKAHAAAQVDAWQQIRTFYHKHLGDEQDGRQNKL, encoded by the exons ATGCTAGCACTGGCCTATTATGCTTATGAAGACCTCCCTAAATCTATGAACGAATTCCACCTGGAGTATTTTGAAGAAGCTGTAAATTATGTGCTGAAACATCCAAAG ATTAAAGGTCCAGGTATTGGGCTGCTTGGACACTCCAAAGGGGGTGACCTGTGTCTCTCCATCGCCTCTTTCTTAAAGGGTGTCACTGCGACAGCCATAGTGAATGGTTCCATAGCCAATGTAGGCGCCATACTCCGCTATAAGGATATTACTATTCCACCTCTTGGCTTCGATCTGAAGCGGATCAAAATAGATCAGACTGGGACTGCTGACATTGTGGATGTCCTGAACAACCCACTGGAAGGCTCTAACCGCCAAAGCCTTATTCCATTGGAGAAGGCTGAGAGCCACTTTCTTTTCATTGTTGGCAAGGATGACCATAATTGGAAGAGTGAATTCTTTGCCACTGAAGCCTCCAACTGTTTGCAGGCTCATGGGAAAGAAAAACCTGAGATAATTTGCTATCCGGGAGCAGGGCATTACATTGAGCCTCCTTATTTCCCGTTGTGCCCAGCTTCAATGCATTTCTTGGTGGGCCGCCCAGTGATCTGGGGAGGGGAGCCTAAGGCTCATGCTGCAGCACAGGTGGATGCTTGGCAGCAGATCCGAACTTTTTACCACAAACATCTCGGTGATGAACAAGATGGAAGACAGAACAAGTTATGA